The following is a genomic window from Theobroma cacao cultivar B97-61/B2 chromosome 10, Criollo_cocoa_genome_V2, whole genome shotgun sequence.
tttcatgattaaattgcatgttttcatggctggtcatatgggtctagagagagaaaattattggattgatttgattttgatataagTTAGTGTTTCgttttagtttagcatgttagtaaacaaaatacgtagaaaaacattcatttttccCATTACCTAGCCTTAGCtgaattttcaagtcaatggtgaggaagaatgtgatgttattttaggttatttgattatgaaatcatGGTTTTTTgtatgaaaattaatgaattatggaaagaaaatcaagtaggaaaaattgtgACAAAGATGCACCattttggctgaatttttccAAGAAGGAATATGAATGTGGCTTTGCTAATTTTTAGGTTATTTGGCTGGACATAGGTGATTTGAAgtattagaaaaagaaatgggatcaattggagctaaattggatgcGTATTTCAATTTATCGAGTGAAAAACCGAAATAGGTCAATACGGTGtctaggcaaaatttagacgttttgcatttcataccatgcattagttatctaaattagttatttcaatttaagggcaacatagtaaattccttaattttatactgtgtcaaggtgatGTGCCATTCGacaaaggcaaggaaattacGTTTGGGGATCACTAAGCTGAGTACACCCGAAATCTGAACTTTTGAAACCTGTGAGTGAAcctattatcgtcttaattatctagagtagttttatacaattatgtgattttatgaaaaatgggtttaaatggtaaattactatattttaggagaaattgtgattttataaaatgattttataaattttctgaaaaatcgaatactggttttgaaaatagagtaattggagactgcctgcttgtgttgtaaatttatggttttaaattgaatggcttatgacaataaatgagcatgaatggctaaactgattttggtattagaattatttgtactgtgtattcagcattgagaggctaggttacgataaattgtcatatcatgcagaaaaagattttataaatcaggtggtagataaaattatctatagtcactgcagtggtgggggggttccgtggaccaacctattagaagggcacggtaaactcttttatattttcacatcggtcgtagaggcgcgtaaggtatctcctgaggtgggcttttttaGTGCACTTCatgtggaccaccgcgtgagagtgagactcagccaacgtcaaggaacggctgtgatgttcaacaaaaaatgtgttttatgtgaaatatgaatttttaacagtcTTGTCGGACTtggttggatgccctgcgtAAGGTAttaccgagtatgagttttgacacgagccaaagttttaaggaATTCTTAAGCCAaattgattactcgatttatatggattgattttatttagttgaaatgagttgaaaggtaatgaaataacaatatgatgacttattttaattcgtctccatttagtcgtctttagattatttagatggtgtttgtttactcactgagattttataatctcacgctttttttttatcccaTCATTTCAGACCGGGTTAGCTTGTAGATAGCAGACATCGTCGAAAACTATAGTTGGCCATACTacttcaaaaactgtaggtttactaTCTTTACTACATTTTGGtcgaatttgaaatttttgacaaaaaatgatcaaaatgcccctgtgaagtgaaatttattttttcactgTTTTAAATCGGAAAAAGACTTAAAAGCCTCTAAAATGCGACATTTGGCAATGACTAACCACATGGGAGATAAGAAACTGAtacgaaagccttgcgaggtctcgatATGGTATTCGGGGGATGAGTGTCTATCtagacatcgcgacggttgtcacgggctcaaggatggttccgggtcgtgacaattaagttggtatcagagcaaaggaaaaaataacCCTATCATGAGAACTCTCGCATATGATCTGTGGCGAAGTATGACACTCCGCCTAGGAGCTTAGAAAAGGAGGGAAGGGACTGCTCCCGGTACGTCCCGGAGAGAAGTGCACCTCTTACCGAGTGCTCTGATAAGTACTATTTGATGCCACCATGCCCTAAGGGGTGGGAAGAATTAAGTTGATATCAGAGcatttggttttaaaaatctgagtttttgggtttaaagttggtttaaagttgttttaaagttACTTTAAAAACTACAATGTTAGTGtggcccaagttaagttaagttaagttaaatttgatagaatagaatagtgtgcatatgatcgaaagctagtttgtaagttATAGTTTtcatgattatgaaatatataaagattatcaatatatggacatacacttggagttgtaatttacaagtttggagtatttaagatatgattaaatggaattggcattagttaaggtacgtaaattttctaattaaattctatGGAGTATGCATGATAGTAGAATTGAGGAATATAGTGTCGTGATACTATATGGTAAAGttactatacaatatggaaagagtgTTCTAAAGTGAGATTTATTGACTGATGATAAGTGATGGGCAATCTGAGATACATGtagctatgaataaatttggagatttttgCTTGAACAAACTCgtactaaatgttatggtaaagatataTGAATGTTAGTGGCAAAATAAATACGTTAAATCAATGTTTTGGTCGCACatttgtgatagaaagttagtcTTACTAATTGGtgatagaaaataaatttaattctaGAAATGTGAACATAACatttaacatttttctttcattgatttttttttcagacaAATCTAAGTGATAattaacatataaattaaaattttattaattagctTAATTCAACATAAGTGCTTGAATCAAAAGCTATGTAGtctttattttgatgatggtAGCGGTGCGGTGGCATTGATGGCCATTTTCATTTGGACGGCACACAATTGCGATTGAGTactacaaataaaataattagcTCCAAAAGGCCAAAGGGTTTTTATCATCTCCTGAATCAAACTCGATGGCTCCGTCGTTAACTGTGCATGTGTCATGTCCTTTTTTATCCACCACTACCACGTTGAACAATTATTCATCATATATGAATTCTACAATAAATTAAGACAATCATAAGTTATCAATGAACAATTCTCATTATATacataagaaaatttattaaaaaaactttaaaatgtttgaatattaaaaagagtatagaatattaataaaaaatttgaaatgactGTTGCAAGAGAATTAGCTCTTCATGTTACATGATTaatctaaaatcaattcataatcAATTATGTATATACCTAGAATATCGCCGGCATGGAAATTCTTCCCTCTAGTCCAGCCTTCTAGGCTGATTGATGGGTCCCAACCATTATCATCTCCAACCACATAGGTCGTTGGCGCTGAATGAATGGTCTCATATTGGAGCATCAAAAGTAGCATTGCTAGGGCTAGGATTGAGCTGCCTCTAACtatctttctcattttcttatGAACTAGCAATATTCAAACTTGTTGTCGGTGAAACATTGCAAGCTTGAAAACAAGGTAATTCATTTTATAGAGGGCAAAGATTGAAAAGACAATTAACCTGACATCCCTCTTTTTGGAAAACCAATGGTTTTCCAATAATATATgatttgtgtaatttttgGATAGAATAAAGATTTTGTTAACCACTTGTTATCCATGAGAATATATCATTCTGTCAATTCCGATTCTTTACTAAATTGACAGATTTCtatatcaaatatttatatatgaacACTTAAGTTTTGAACAAAAATCTATAAACACCTAATCATCTATCTATAAAATGCTAAAATGGTAATTAACCAAATTTATTaggaaaatattatatttgttttatcaataaattaatttgacTAAATACCCAAATAAGTCCCCAACTATATCAAGAAAGTCAATTTAGCCTCTATTCTTTTATTTCGTTCATATAAGCtcttaaacttttattttagatcaaataaaCCCCTCTTACTTATTTTAACAGATGACAtggcataaaaaattattaacttgaaattgagtttttttcttttcaaatgtccaaaaattattagttaaagatttgaaacaaaaaattaaaaaaaacactaaTTATTTCAAACTGATTACCATCTTCCTAATTGAAGCAATTAgtgtttttttgtttcaaatccctaactaataatttttagacatttggatgaaaaaaaaacctaattcCTAATcagtaattttttatatcacGTCATCTACTATGTAACATTGACGTCATCAAGATAACACATCAACATGTCATGCGAAAAATGACGTGGCATAAAAAATTGTTGATTATACCATTAACTAATGAAAGTTAGTCAATAATTAGTGTAATGGACTTATTTGacccaaaataaaagtttaggGATTTATTTGAATGCAATATAAGAATAGAGGTTAAACTGACTTTCTTGATATAGTTCAAGAAtttatttgcatatttagactaaattatataatatattacttgttaTATAATCTAATGTTATAATACTCGAAAGAATCTagaaactatttttaaaaatttaaataaatttttatttttttattatatttaatcaagtctttatatttttattttatacaaattaaaCCCTTATAACTAATGGTTGGCTAAttactattaattaaaatattatatattattttatatctacgtgatattaatgtaatatGTTGAGATgtcataataaataatgatatgATATGTTGATGTGACATGATGATACAatcatataatattatttaccatccacatcaacatcacgtgacataaaattacaagtaattataaaattttatttaattcaaaataaaattataagaattaaattgaacgtaataaaagaataaatttttataaatttaatatcaaATGATATCAACTCAATTGATCCATCGATTAAAAAACacattatttaataatattacatAAATTAAAAGACATATTAGTCctttacttttctttaaataacAGATTAAATCTACTCCTATTTAAACTGACACATTTGTGcctatttttttctctattttaaACCTATACATTgaattattcttattttatcctttttatatttttaaataaatataattgtgTTCTCTTTAAACATTtttagataataaaattttttattaattcagcCACGTATTGGGTgccaattaaaaattaactttaattaaaaaaaatactatttaatatatttatacgcAATGTACTGgcaatatataatatttatacatCACCAATTACTTATATAGTATCAACTCATAAATATATGaagataaaaattgaaaataaattcaaaataaatatttttataattataaatatttatttttaaaaatgtttaattttaaaatttatttattaaaagaactaacaaattgaagagaaaaaatgataaatagttCCCACATGGGCTCTTGGTCCTACCCACCAACCTGACAACAACATGCATTGGTTCCCCTTTAAAAAGCGTGTGGATTTGTGTGAGATGTGGATGTGGCGGCATCAGTTTGATCAAGGCAACGACAAGCCACAAAAATCCCATTCGTCACCTGCCTTGAGCTTATCCCAATTGTCCAAAGTAGTTTGTTGTCCTTGGTTGTTGATAAGCAATCTTCTCTTTCCTCTATCCTCTTTCACATGACAAAGACCCTAGATCTCTCTTGATCAAGACCAATTAGGAGAGAAAAACAACTACTAACCAGGCATCAGCCATGGCAACTCTAACGTTTCATTCATTGACAGGAACCCTGGAAAGGATCCCAGCATCATGTTCTTGTTCAAACCCAAGGATGTCAACTTCTTTCCATTGCAATTCCAAGGGTGAGAAAAGGGTGTCAAGAATGACAGTAAAAGCTATGGGGGCAGCCAAGTATAAAGGGACTCAGATGAGGGAGAAGCAGCTGGCTGAGATGATTGAGAAGAAAGTGACAGAGGCCAAGGAAGTTTGTGAAGGAGACGAGACTTCTGATGAGTGCAAGGTGGCTTGGGACGAGGTTGAAGAGGTAAGCCAAGCCAAGGCTGATCTCAGGCTTAGACTTGAAATCGAAAAGAAAGAtcctcttgaatttttctgcCAGGAGAATCCTGAGACTGAAGAGTGCAGGGTCTATGAAGATTGATGAAGAAACCCTTTCTCTTGTCTAGTTTCATCAGTTTTATATGGTGGAAAAAAATGGCTGCAAGGAATTAAGAAGATCTGTAGAACAGTTAACCAACTTTCTTTGTTTGGGGATTGAGTTATTGTTGTTAGTGCATGGTATGTATCTATACTGTTATGCTATGTTTCTTTCAGTTTTAGATGAATTGGATTAATTAAGATAGCTGAAGCTCAAATTATATTGTAAAACCTTGTTGTTTTTAGCATAATACAATGTTTGTTGGAGAAATTGAGATATTTGCCCATTGATTTGAGCTATGAGTAGAGCCTGCAACAAACAATGAAGCAGTCAGTCTGCAGATCAAGATCAAAATCAGCCCAATTTCGAACTCACCATTTGGTTTGGTCCATACTCCATAATGTTATTATTAAGAGtcttaattatgtttaaaccACAATTTTATGTATTTGATAGGACTTTGAGTTTTGCACTCCAATATCTATGCAAGGAAAATAAGCTTGAACCAAGTAATTTCCAATATCTACCTCCTAATATGAAGTTGAAGATACCTGTTACCCACCTCTCCTCACCTCCGGCTTAGTACCAGTACCCACCTCACCTCCGGCTTAGTACCAGTACCCACCTCACCTCCGGCCCATGCTGAGCCACAGTTAAGGGTGACACCCGATACgagtattaaaatttttacccTAACCCCTCCCGAATCCGAATATAGGATATTCAAATCCTATGTTATTCGGTTGAGTATTAAAACCATAAGTGAAGGCTGCTCAACTTGAAAATGTTTGTATATGCACTACCTGTACATTAGACCGTAACATATTCAACGCAATCAGGCAAGCCACTAACACAATACCTAATAAACTCAATACGAAAGCAACAGAAAAGATAATATAACAATAACGGAGTTCAAACAGGCAGCGAAACTGGTCCAAACCAATTGAGGCACACATCGATGGACTACCAGGTAACAAAGGCATGCCTTATGCAACCAAAATAATATATGCTACATACATGAGTGCTTAGCATAAATATAAACTCATTTTAGCAAAATAGTGAATAGTGGAATGGAGCTCAACCATGATAAAGCAGATCAAGAAGATGGCtgtaaaatgataaaatcCACGTTTGAGGTAGAGTTGGGCAGTCATATCAATTAAAGAAAGAGGTACAggaattaaaaaacaaaacatgatCTACTCTTTCCCACTGTCCTCATCAGGACCTGCTGCTTCCTTGGCATCAACAGTGAAATTATACTCCTGATCACAACCAAGGTATGAATCACACATGAAATAGAGAGTGTACGCCTTCTTTGCAGCTTCTGTGGGAGCAGCAAATTCAAGCTTGACCTTTGCCTTCCTCTGAAGAGACACCCTCTTGATAGCGAGCAGCTGGTTACTCCTGGTCTCACCAACAACCAGCCACCAGCcttcttcttttgcttttggGTACCTGGGAGCATCAACTGGTCCCACCTCTGTCCTCCCCTCTAGATCCCTTTCAAGGGTAACCTGCAACGTGACATTTTCCCCAGCCCTCACATTCTCACCCTCTAGCACGTCATATGACAAATCAATGTTAGGGAAACGGTTACAGAACTTTGCAATGTCCAGCAGCTGCAAATCAGACATCTGCAACAGCTCACGTCTCTCATCATCTTCCATCTCCACCAAATCAAAAATAGTCTCTATATTCTTCCCAGGGTTCTCCTGACACCTCTTGGCCAGATCCTTAGTGAAGTGTGGAAGCTGTAGAAGCATTGAATCACGCTCCCACATTCCTTGTGTCACCATTTGGCTCACTTCCATTGCAAGAAGAGCAAGGCTCAACCAACCATTGCTGGAAATAACATCAACCATAGCTTGAAGCAGCCTAGTAGCATACAAGAGCACCTCTCGCTGGTCTAGTGCTAGGTTACCTCCCACATGCTGCCTAGTGAAGTGGGCTTGGAGCAGTGCATTTGCTTTGACATGTGGGTCTGTGCACCTGgggttttcaaaggaaaaccTCTGGTGATTAATTAATCTTCGAAGAACGTCTTCTTCCCCAGGTCGTATAGGAAGTTGAGCATACTCAGAAGCTGAGGCTAAAATCTCCAGGAGACCCTTCATCTTTGTTTTGGAAGTCAAAGATGAACTGAAACGCTCAATTGTAGTGTAACTGATGTAATAGTAAGAGGCTATCATGCCAAGATTCAAAGGAGAAAGATCCATGTCATCCTCTATGGTAATACATTTACTTGCTTCCAAATCTGTTAATGTGTTCTCAACAAGCTCCGATAGGTGATCAGAGAGATGCCTGTGACTTACTCCCTGGAGATTGTAGTAATTTGGATTTTGAGTGAGCCTCCTATACATGAACGTCCAGGTGAGATAATCCACAGCATCTTGCTTGTTCTCAATAACAAGCGCAACAATTTCTGCATTAAAGTTATCGTGTAGAAAATGGTGCAAATGGCTTTCCACAGGGAATGCTTCATACAAAAACTTCTTGTAATACTCTTTACGAGGGGCATGACAGAGGATGACACATTTGCCAGAATTATCAAGAAGAGGACGACTAGCATGGCCCATCATCTGCAACAAATCTGTAACTGGGTAATCAGTGTGAGCATTTTCTCTCCCATCATAATACTGTGTACCCATTACAACCACCAAGTGTGCTGATAACGGCACTCCCCAGCATAACGAGCTGCTCATAACACAAACCTGAATCCACCCAGCTTCAAACAGCTGTGATACAACTTCTTGATCCAAACTGTTCAAACCTTCATGCAAGTAGCCAACTCCATGTTCTAGAGTGGTTCTCAATGTTTCTTCACTAATTTTGTCAACAAAAGGCTTCAGTTCTTCAGCAGATCGCAAACGAAATGCTGGCTCTTCATTATCCACTTTTGAGTAACTCATCAGATCAACAGCGGTGAGTCTAACATGCTTCCTTGTAGGAACAAACACAATAGCAGGCTTCCCATTCTTGGCATGTTGAACAACAGCAGTATATGTGGGTTTTGTCATCGCTTGCATCCTTGCTTCAAAATTGGCTATATCCACCCCTTGAATGTGTATTTCTAGTGGTACAGGACGAACTCCAGGGGGGAAATTGAAAAGGCCATGAGAAGTAGCTCCTATCCATTCTCCAAGGTCCTTGGCATTTGCAAGAGAAGTAGAGAGAGCCACAATCCGGATCTTGTTCTCGATCTGACTTGCAATATATCTCATCCTAGAGACAATCACCTCTAACACTGGACCACCTTGACCACCAATCAAGTGAAGCTCATCAACAATGAAAACACTTACCTGCTGAACATACTTCCGCTGTTTCCAGCGACGAGAAAGAGCATCCCATTTCTCTGGTGTACTGATGACTATTTGACCTTTCTCAAGCAACTTCAAATCCATTGACGTTTCCCCTGTTAACTCAACCACCCGCATTCCAAGACCCCTGCCAAACTTCTTCTCCCAATCACGATATCGTTCCTTGGCAATAGCCTCAAGAGGTGCAATATACACTACTCGCATAATGCTATCAGGCCCTTTTTGATGATTCCTCAATATAGCAAACTCAGCACATATGGTCTTTCCGCTCCCCGTTGGTGCGGCCACTAGAACATTATCATCCGTATTATACAAAACAGTGAAGACTTGAGTTTGAACAGGattaaaatgcttaaaatcTTGATAAAGTGCTTCATAAGATGGATTCCTCAACGCAGTCACAGGCAAGGGCTGTAAATCCAACAACTCAGTTGGGGGAGGGTACTTCTCTGGTAGAATAAGATGCCTGAAAGAGACAGGTAAAATGGTCTGTGAACCAAGCCATTTATCTGAGACAACACGAATGAAATACTGAGGAGGCAACGGTTCATAAATCGGCACTGTGAAGTTCAAAGTGTGGTCCTCATCAATATACTGCTTCTTCAGCAAAAAATACTCATGGTGAAGAACATACTCACCATCATTATCCTCAACAATCACCCAAAATGGCTCTACATAACCGTGAACCTTATCCTCCCACTGAAAATCTGGTGTTATTGTAAGTTCAACCCTCAAGACAGTTCGTGTAATTGGTTGAACATGGGCTGCAAGGTTTAGCTTTGGGAACTGGTGAATGAACCTGTGAAGCGTTCTTCCCATCTTTTGGAAACGAATGAGCTCTCCAATCTCTTGTGATGACAGATCATAGTACCTATCCCAGGCCAAATCTTTCTTCTCCAACTTCATAAGAATTTCATTTGGGATGCCATGGAATTGGCGAAGAGGTGTTTGAACATTCCACATCCTCTTAGTAACCATTTTACACAAGTTCAAAGCCTTCTCAGCCAATTGTGCCCATCCTCTTTTCAAAACAATCTCAAAAAGTGCTCTTAAAAGACGTCCAGCACTCTGAGTTATGTACACCATGTCAGATGTCAATGACAGCCCTTCAAGCTTTAACTGAGAAATATATGCTTGCAGCAAAACATTGATTTTTGCACTAGGCTCTTCCAAGCTTTCCTTAATAGGAATCGGAACACGGTCCAAAAGCTTTGCTAGCTCCATTTTCTCATCTTGCCTGACTGTCACATACTTGAATTCTTCACTGAGTGAAAACAACCGGTAAAGTTCTATATCCCCCATGGTTGGCTTCAGATGCTCATTATATGTGGAGATTGTCCCGTGAGTTATATAGTAGTAGCTAGCAATGCGGCCCAAATCTGTCACTTGGAAGTATCCACTTTTTCTATCATACTTGACCAAATTATTCTTGTCCAATATAGTTGCAGCAGAATGGATCTGCccaaaaacaaggaaaaggaaaggaagattAATAATGAATTAAATCACAGGAATAACAGTAA
Proteins encoded in this region:
- the LOC18587158 gene encoding calvin cycle protein CP12-3, chloroplastic, yielding MATLTFHSLTGTLERIPASCSCSNPRMSTSFHCNSKGEKRVSRMTVKAMGAAKYKGTQMREKQLAEMIEKKVTEAKEVCEGDETSDECKVAWDEVEEVSQAKADLRLRLEIEKKDPLEFFCQENPETEECRVYED
- the LOC18587159 gene encoding DExH-box ATP-dependent RNA helicase DExH12 yields the protein MAHLGGGAEAHARFKQYEYRANSSLVLTTDSRPRDTHEPTGEPESLWGKIDPRSFGDRVYKGRPLELDEKLKKSKKKKERDPLAEPVPVRKTKRRRLHEESVLSVTEEGVYQPKTKETRAAYEAMLSLIQQQLGGQPLNIVSGAADEILAVLKNEGIKNPDKKKEIEKLLNPIPSQVFDQLVSIGKLITDYQDGGEGGGGSMGNGDDGLDDDVGVAVEFEENEDEEEESDLDMVQEDEDDDDDGVENGAGAMQMGGGIDDDDMHEANEGMSLNVQDIDAYWLQRKISQAYDQQIDPQQCQKLAEEVLKILAEGDDREVETKLLVHLQFDKFSLIKYLLRNRLKVVWCTRLARAEDQEERKKIEEEMMSLGPDLAAILEQLHATRATAKERQKNLEKSIREEARRLKDESVGDGDRDRRGLADRDTDGGWLKGQRQLLDLDSLAFEQGGLLMANKKCELPMGSYKHHAKGYEEVHVPAPKSKPLESDERLVKISEMPEWAQPAFKGMQQLNRVQSKVYETALFAADNILLCAPTGAGKTNVAVLTILQQLALNMDSDGSINHSNYKIVYVAPMKALVAEVVGNLSHRLEAYGVTVRELSGDQTLTRQQIDETQIIVTTPEKWDIITRKSGDRTYTQQVKLLIIDEIHLLHDNRGPVLESIVARTVRQIETTKEHIRLVGLSATLPNYEDVALFLRVDLKEGLFHFDNSYRPVPLSQQYIGITVKKPLQRFQLMNDICYEKVMAVAGKHQVLIFVHSRKETTKTARAVRDTALANDTLSRFLKEDAASREILQSHTDMVKSNDLKDLLPYGFAIHHAGLARTDRQIVEELFADGHVQVLVSTATLAWGVNLPAHTVIIKGTQIYSPEKGAWTELSPLDVMQMLGRAGRPQYDSYGEGIIITGHSELQYYLSLMNQQLPIESQFVSKLADQLNAEIVLGTVQNAREACNWITYTYLYVRMLRNPTLYGLPADVLSRDLTLDERRADLIHSAATILDKNNLVKYDRKSGYFQVTDLGRIASYYYITHGTISTYNEHLKPTMGDIELYRLFSLSEEFKYVTVRQDEKMELAKLLDRVPIPIKESLEEPSAKINVLLQAYISQLKLEGLSLTSDMVYITQSAGRLLRALFEIVLKRGWAQLAEKALNLCKMVTKRMWNVQTPLRQFHGIPNEILMKLEKKDLAWDRYYDLSSQEIGELIRFQKMGRTLHRFIHQFPKLNLAAHVQPITRTVLRVELTITPDFQWEDKVHGYVEPFWVIVEDNDGEYVLHHEYFLLKKQYIDEDHTLNFTVPIYEPLPPQYFIRVVSDKWLGSQTILPVSFRHLILPEKYPPPTELLDLQPLPVTALRNPSYEALYQDFKHFNPVQTQVFTVLYNTDDNVLVAAPTGSGKTICAEFAILRNHQKGPDSIMRVVYIAPLEAIAKERYRDWEKKFGRGLGMRVVELTGETSMDLKLLEKGQIVISTPEKWDALSRRWKQRKYVQQVSVFIVDELHLIGGQGGPVLEVIVSRMRYIASQIENKIRIVALSTSLANAKDLGEWIGATSHGLFNFPPGVRPVPLEIHIQGVDIANFEARMQAMTKPTYTAVVQHAKNGKPAIVFVPTRKHVRLTAVDLMSYSKVDNEEPAFRLRSAEELKPFVDKISEETLRTTLEHGVGYLHEGLNSLDQEVVSQLFEAGWIQVCVMSSSLCWGVPLSAHLVVVMGTQYYDGRENAHTDYPVTDLLQMMGHASRPLLDNSGKCVILCHAPRKEYYKKFLYEAFPVESHLHHFLHDNFNAEIVALVIENKQDAVDYLTWTFMYRRLTQNPNYYNLQGVSHRHLSDHLSELVENTLTDLEASKCITIEDDMDLSPLNLGMIASYYYISYTTIERFSSSLTSKTKMKGLLEILASASEYAQLPIRPGEEDVLRRLINHQRFSFENPRCTDPHVKANALLQAHFTRQHVGGNLALDQREVLLYATRLLQAMVDVISSNGWLSLALLAMEVSQMVTQGMWERDSMLLQLPHFTKDLAKRCQENPGKNIETIFDLVEMEDDERRELLQMSDLQLLDIAKFCNRFPNIDLSYDVLEGENVRAGENVTLQVTLERDLEGRTEVGPVDAPRYPKAKEEGWWLVVGETRSNQLLAIKRVSLQRKAKVKLEFAAPTEAAKKAYTLYFMCDSYLGCDQEYNFTVDAKEAAGPDEDSGKE